TCTTATATTAAAGTTCTCCCGCTTAGGATATCTCATTCTTCATAAGATTTCCACTAGCTTCTTTTTTATTTCCGTTGAATTACTTTCGCCCTCTCGGGCTTAGAATTAACTATGGGTTTAGTTTAATCAACTGTTCAGTTTTCAAAGTTCAATGCTTACTCCGGCTCGTTCGCCGTTTCAGTGTGAGTGATATTTTATCACACTCTTTATTATTTGTCAACACTTTTTTCAAACTTTTTTAAGCTCTTTTTCGCCGCTTTTCGGCTTCCGCCGCTTCCGCGCTTTGTTGACACACGAGTATTTATTATACTCTCTTTTCACATTTTGTCAATACCCTTTTTGAAGTTTTTTATCCCTTTGGAATCCCGCATGTTTTCTTTCCTTTTATATAGGCTTTTATTTAAGTCCCATGCTTTCTCCCGCCGGCCTCCTTTGGGTGACACGAGTATCTATTATACTCTCTTTTCGGCTTTTGTCAAGCCCTTTTTTTAATTTCTTTAATCTGGCTTCTCAGCCTGTGCCCTTGCCCTTCTATCCCGCCGGGTTTTCATCCAAGCCCCTTTGCTTCGTTTCGTGGCTGACACGAATACTTATTATACAGATTTTTCCCCTTTTGTCAACACTTTTTGATAAGTTTTTTTAAAAAAATTCCCGGTTAAGAAAACCGGGAATAAAAACGTCTATAAATTAAACTTCTTTGGAATTACTTAGATTTGCTTGTTTTGCTTGTTTTATTTGAGTTGCATTTCTGTGTTTTTTCTGTGTTTAAGTTATATTCCTGTGCAAATTCAGTCCTGTCCATTTTCTTTTCTGTGCTTTTGCTTGTGCTTGATTTTGTTGACTTTTTATCCATAATATAAACACTCCCTATAAATAGTTTTGCGGCAAATCAATAACTGCCCGCGATACTATTATTGTTTTTTAGCCGCAATTTATTCAGCCAAAAACAAAGAATAATTTAGAAAAAAATTATTCATATAATTCATATATAGGAATAATTAAATTTTCTCCGGCAATAATTTTATCGTTTTTCATATTATTAAAATCTTTAATAAGGGCAATATATTCAGAGGTTGAAAAAATATTCGGTTTATATGTTTCTGCAATTTGCCAAAGAGTGTCGTCGCGAAAAATATAAATATTCTTATAGTAAATAATACTATCCTCCTTAGTTTCTCCAAAAGAAAGGCATCCTGCTGCCACAACAAATATAAACGTCATTATAAACAAAACAAATTTTCTCATTTTTCCACCCCTTTTAGCAAAATTCAAACTTATGTTCTAAATATATCAGAACATAAGTTTGTTGTCAATATATTTTTAAAAATCAGGAACATAGGTTTGATTTTATCAAACTATGTGTTATAATTTGTATATTAAAGCTAAAATAACAGAGGTGAATATAAATGACCGGGCTATCCGCAAAACAACAGGAAATTTTAGAATACTTAAAAAAGGAAGTTAGAATGAAGGGGTATCCTCCTTCCGTGAGAGAAATATGCGACGCTATCGGTTTTAAGTCAACATCAACAGTTCATGCGCACTTGTCCAGCCTTGAAAAAAAGGGATTCATCCGTAAAGATCCTTCAAAGCCGAGAGCCATTGAAATACTTGATTCCACCCCTCTTCCCGAATACCATCAGGAAACAGTTAATGTCCCCATAGTCGGCACAGTGACTGCAGGAACGCCTATATTAGCTGTTGAAAATATTGAAGATACGTTTCCTATTCCATTACAGTATGTAAACAATTCCGATTCTTTTATGCTTAAAGTCCGCGGCGACAGCATGATTGAGGCCGGAATATTTGACAAAGATTTAATACTCGTACGTCAGCAGCCAACTGCCGACAACGGTGATATAGTGGTTGCTTTGATAGAAGAATTTGCAACAGTAAAACGATATTATAAAGAAAAAGGGCATATACGCCTTCAACCCGAAAATTCTGCCATGTCGCCTATAATTGTAAACAACTGTACCATTGTAGGAAAAGTTGTCGGACTGTTCAGAAAAATTTAAAATACAGAGGTGTTATGAATGTATGATCTTATACGAGCCGGCGCTGCGGTTCCAAAACTCAAAGTTGCAGACTGCAAATATAATACGGAACAAATTTCCTCGCTTATAAATCAAGCGGACGATGCCGGAATAAAAATATTATGCTTTCCGGAGCTTTCGGTTTCTTCATATACATGCGGGGATTTATTTTTGCAGACGGCGCTGATAAGGGAATGTGAAAACAGCATAAATTTAATCGCCGCCAAAAGCAAACACACGGATATGTTGATAGCCGCCGGGGCTCCCGTAGTATGCGACAACCAGACATTTAACTGCGCCGTACTGATAAATAAAGGAAAAATATTGGGCATTGTTCCAAAAACATACGTTCCGAATTACAGTGAATTTTATGAGAAACGATGGTTCAGCCCGGCCGGCTCTCTTATTTCGGATCAGACTAACTACTGCGGTCAAGATGTTCCTATAGGCAGCGATTTGATTTTTAAATGCAAAAATATTAAAAATCTTTCGGTTGGAATTGAAATATGCGAGGATTTATGGGCTCCAATTCCTCCAAGCAGTTTCCTTGCCACAAACGGCGCAAATGTAATCCTCAACCTTTCCGCAAGCAACGAGCTTGCAGCTAAAAATGATTACAGGCGCGCTCTGGCCGCACATCAGTCTGCGGGAACAATAAGCGCATATATTTATTCTTCCGCCGGAATAGGAGAAAGCACCCAAGACGTTGTTTTCAGCGGTCACAGCATGATATGCGAAAACGGCGTTATGTTGGAAGAAACTAAGAGGTTTTCAAAAGAAAATCAACTTATATATGCCGATATAGATCTCGAATCGATCTGCAACGACAGGAAAAAGAACACCTCATTTATGACTCCTGCATACTCACAAAAACAATACAGAAATATTTATTTTGATATAAGCGAAAGCAGAATCGAAACGCTTAAACGTCCGTTAACTCAAACGCCGTTTGTTCCGGCCGACAATGAAAAATTAAGCGAACGGTGCAAAGATATTTTTAATATACAGGTTACGGGGCTTTCAAAGCGTTTCGTCCATACCGGCTCGAAAAGTTTTGTAATAGGCATAAGCGGAGGCCTTGATTCAACGCTTGCCCTTCTCGTTTCGGCAAAATCATGCGATTTTATAGGAATTGATCGTCAAAACATAATCGGCGTAACTATGCCCGGTTTCGGCACGACAGACCGAACTTATAACAACGCCATAAACCTTATGAAATCTTTGGGAGTAACAATTAAAGAAATATCAATAAAAGAAGCGTGTCTCCAACATTTTAAAGACATCGGCCACGATCCCGACGTCCACGATGTAACTTATGAAAACACTCAAGCTCGGGAACGTACTCAAATCTTAATGGATATTGCAAATAAAGAAAACGCTATTGTTGTCGGAACAGGGGATCTGTCGGAGCTTGCCCTTGGCTGGGCAACATACAACGGGGATCATATGTCAATGTACGGCGTAAATAGCGGCATACCGAAAACGCTTGTGCGTGTGCTCGTTAAACATGTTACTGATTCCGGATACCTTGACAAAAACTCGAACCGTATCTTAAGCGATATTTTAGATACTCCCGTAAGCCCTGAACTCCTTCCGCCTACTAAAGACGGTAAAATTCGGCAGAAAACAGAGGATATCGTAGGTCCCTATGAGCTGCATGATTTCTTTTTGTATTATGTCGTGAGGTTCGGTTTTCCGCCAAAAAAAATACTTTTCTTCGCCGAAACTGTATTCAGCGATATTTACAGCAAAGAAGTAATTTTAAAATGGCTGAAAAACTTCTATCGTCGTTTTTTCTCCCAGCAGTTTAAGCGTTCATGCCTTCCTGACGGGCCTAAAGTCGGCACAATAAGCCTTTCGCCGCGCGGCGACTGGAGAATGCCAAGCGACGCTGTAAGCAGGATATGGCTTGATGAATTGGACAGTTTGTAAATTACTGCCGTTGAATTAAAAACTATATTACAATAGGGTGATATTATGCTGATTAACAGCGAACTTAAATATAAAGCAAACATTAATTTAAAAAAATCTTATTGGGTTTGCGTTGCCGTATGTTTGATATTCAGCATTCTAACAGGCGTTCTGGATGAACTTCCTACAGTTGATAATCTATCGCTTATCCACAATGACGGCACTGTTTTTGAAACACTTTTAACAGTTTCATCATTTTCTGCAATGCCAAACAATGTAATTTCCTATTCGCAGGAACTTGTAATGAACATTTCCGATTTAATAAGAATCGGCGTTCAAACGTCGACATTTCTTATATTTATTTTTGTATTTATATTTGTATTCCTCCTGCGGCTGTTTATTTTATATCCCTTGAACGTTGGTACAAAACGCTTTTTTATGGCCCAGCGCGAAGATAAAATAAGATTTAAAAACATTTTTTATGTTTATCAAATCGGAAAAACTGAAAATACAGTAAAGACGATGTTTTTTGTCGACTTGTATACAACTCTATGGTATTTTCTATTCATTATCCCGGGAGTAATTAAATCTTATGAATATATGATGATACCTTATATATTAAGCGAAAATCCCGGAATTGATGTAAACAGGGCATTTAAAATAAGCAAAGAAATGATGTATGGCAATAAAATGTTTGCATTCACATTCCATTTATCGTTCATAGGCTGGTTTATTCTGTCTGTTTTTACAGGGGGACTGTTGAGTATATTATATGTAAATCCATATTTCGCTTCTGCCGAAGCCGAATTATACGCTGTACTTCGTCAATGGGCCTTAAACAGCGGAACAGCCTCCCGTGATGAACTTCCCGGATACGATAATTTGTATAGCAACGATATATTTGAAACCCCGTTTTAATCGCTAACCAACAGATAAATTTGATCTTGAAACTTTTAAATGAAAAATCTCCTATGCTTTCTTGCCGCTTTACAGCTCAAAATAATCAAGGCATAGGAGATTTTTCATTAATATTAAAACCGTCAAGTTCTTCGGCTATTAAGCTGTTTGCTTAATAAAACCAAAAAACCGCATTTCGGGATATAATACCCGAAACACGGCCTTAAAATTACGCCAAAATGATAACTTATATATTATTCCGCCGTTTCTTCTTCAGAAACTTCTGCTGTAGGAGCATCCGCTTCTTTTTTGCTGAGGCTGATCTTTTTAGCTTCAGTATTAACTTCAAGAACTTTAACTTTTATTATTTCACCGATTTTAAGTTCATCTTCCGGCTTAACAACATGTTTAGAAGAAATCTGAGAAATATGAACAAGCCCGTCAACGCCAACTTCAAGCTCAACAAAAGCGCCGAAAGGAACCATTCTTACAACTTTTCCCTCTACAATTGAGCCAACAGGATATTTTTCAGCCGCTAATGACCATGGGTTAGGCGTAACGTCTTTAAGTGAAAGTGAAATTTTTCCTTTTTCTTTGTCTGCTTCAAGCACAACAACTTCAACCGTGTCGCCTTCTTTTAATACTTCCCTTGGATTTGTAATGCGTCCCCAGCTCATTTCCGATATATGGATTAAGCCGTCAATGCCGCCTAAATTAACAAATGCGCCGAAATCAGTAATCCTGCTGACTGTTCCGGTAACCTTTTTGCCCGCTTCAATAGTAGCGAATAAAGCTTCTTTTTTAGCCGCATTTTCTTTTTCAATAAGAGCTTTCCTTCCGCCGATAATGCGTCGTTTGCTCCTGTCAAGCTCAATAATCTCAAATTCGATTGTCTGGCCCTTATAAACGCTGAGGTCTTCAACAAACCTGTTTGAAATCTGTGAAGAAGGGATAAAAACTTTAACTCCGTTAACAACGGCAATAATACCGCCTTTAACAACCTCTGTAACCTTGCCTTCAACAACTGTTTTTTCTTCAAAAGCTTTCTGTAAATCTTCCATGCCTTTCATAGATTCAAGGCGTTTTCTTGAAAGGAGTACGTTTCCGTCTCCGTCGTTAACGCGCACAACAAAAACTTCTATTTCATCTCCGGGCTGAAGTTCTTTGCTTGGAACTGAATTTACATCGCTGCTGTATTCATCCCTTGGAATAATACCGTCTGATTTATATCCGAGATTAACGGACACTTCTTCATTATTAATATGAATAACAGTTCCCTTAACAATGTCACCTGTATGTAAAGTAACAAATGACTCGTCCAGCATCTGCTGGAAAGACATTTCCTCTTCTCCTTCTATTTTTTGTACTGCATCATTCAGATTCTCGCTCATAGTACCAATGACCTCCTTTATTATTGCCGATGGTGTTGACGCACCAGCAGTTATTCCAATTTTATCATTGTTGTTAAAAATATTCAACACCAAATCTTCAAAAGTTTCAATATTATACGTTTTATCGCAATTTTTTTTACAAATTTCGTATAATTTTTGTGTATTAGAGCTTTTCCTGTCGCCTATAACAATCATTTTGTCAACATTTTTCGATAATTCTATCGCTTCCGTCTGTCTTTTTTCCGTTGCGGAGCAAATTGTATTTGTCACTTTGATATGCGATATACGTCTTTTCAAAACATCAATTATTTCATTAAATCTGCTTGCCCTGAACGTAGTCTGAACAACGGCAGAATATTTTTGTCTTGTATCTAATTCAGCAGTTTCGGCTTCTTTGGCGCTTTCGACAATGACTGCGCTGTTTCTGCACCAGCCGTTAATTCCTATTACTTCCGGATGCAGACTGTCGCCGATAATTATAATTTTACACCCGTTTTCAAAATCTTCTTTTACAATATCATGTATCTTTTTAACAAAAGGGCAAGTACCGTCGATTAGCTTTATCCCCGCCCGTTCTATTTCTTTATACACTTCCTCACCAACCCCGTGAGAGCGGAGAATAACCGTACCGTTTTCGATCTCGTCAATGCTGTTTATTATTTTCACGCCCTTTTTTGCGAGTTCGTCCGTAACAGTCTTATTGTGTATAATCGGCCCGTATGTATAAATATCGCCGTTTCCGACGGCATTATAAACGGCTTCAACCGCCCGGCTCACACCAAAACAGAAACCGGCCGATTTTGCTACAATTATTTCCATAAATATTTACCTGCCTATTTTCTTGTTTACGATTTCAATTATTTCACATGCAACATCTTCTACAGACATATACGTTGAATCAATTTCAACGGCATCGTTGGCTTTCATAAGCGGATTATGTTTTCTGCTCATATCGTTCCTGTCGCGTTCGATTATCTGTTCCTTCACTTTATCAAAAGGAAGCGGACATCCAATTTGCTCCAACTCCCCGCATCTTCTTTTAGCGCGCTCGTCGACGCTTGCATTGAGATATATTTTAACCTCTGCATCTTTAAGCACATTTGTGCCGATATCGCGGCCATCCATTATTACGCTTGTTTCCTTTGCCATTTGCCTTTGCATGTCCGCAAGCTTATTTCTCACTTCCAGTATGAGCCCAACGTCAGACGCGCCCTGCCCGACTTCCTGAGTGCGTATTTTACCCGTAACGTCCTCTCCGTCAAGGAAGATCCTTTGAGTTCCGTTTTCTGTCACAATATCTATATTTAAATTTTCAAGTGAAGAAACGACATCTCCGCTTGATTTAGTATCAATTGATTTTCTTATACAGCTAAGAGCAACGGTTCTGTACATTGCCCCAGTATCAATATAAACAATGCCGAGCTTTTTTGCCAAAATTTTTGCAACCGTACTTTTGCCGCTTCCGGCCGGCCCGTCTATAGCTATGGCAAATTTTTTCATTTGTATATCCTCCTATCTTTTTAAATCGGGCCTCAGCTTTTCCGCACCGCCTATGTAAACATGCACGGCGTCTTTCTGTTTTCTTCCGTTTTCCGCCAAAACTCCGACACGGATACATTTTTCAAGACTGCCGTCAACATACATTTCCTGAAAACACATAAGAGCCGCTTCCGTTATGCCAAGTTCTCTTGCCCCCGCCGCCGGATATGCCTTGTCCAAATCCTTTGTGGCCGTAAAAAATACGGATATTATATCCTCAATATTTAAACTGTTTTCACTTATTATATCCAACAACAGCCTTTTTGTTTCATTTAATATATCCTCTTTTGTATTTGAGCTGCATGTTACAGCCCCTCTTATGCAGTATGCCAATTATTTTCCCTCCATACAAACATTGCTCCCTGCCGCATACCCAGTAGAAAAAGCTATCTGAAGATTGAATCCCCCGGTATATGCGTCAACGTCCAATACTTCTCCCGCAAAGTAAAGCCCTTTAATAAATTTTGATTCCATTGTAGACGGATTAATTTCATCAACTTCCACCCCGCCGCTGGTAACAACAGCCTCATTGTATCCTGACGTTCCCATTATGTTAAGCTCCAAGCCTTTCAAAACGGAAACCAGCTTCCTTCTTTCTTCTTTTGTAATATCGTGTACTTTCTTTTGCCCCGGTATCCCGCTTAACGATAATATTACGGGGATCAATTTCTGCGGAAGAAGGTCGTCCAGCGAATTCGCAAAATTTTTATTTATATATTTATCGAAATCCCTTAATACTCTGCTGTCAAGCGTTTTTTCGTCGAGCGCCGGCTTTAAATCGATGTAAAGCTTTGCACCGTTTCCGAACTTTCCCAAAAGATGCCTGCTTGCGCTTAATATAACAGGCCCGCTCACACCGTAATGTGTAAACAACATTTCTCCGAAATCTTCATAAATCTGCTTTCCCTTATTGTTTTTAATTGTTATTTTTATGTTTTTAAGGCTGAGCCCCATTAAATCGGCGCACCATTTTTCTTCTGCCCTTAAAGGTACAAGGCTCGGATAAAGCGGCGTAACGGTATGACCGCACTTTTTTGCAAAAGCATATCCGTCGCCTGTAGAACCCGTTCCCGGATATGACAGCCCGCCGGTTGCAATTATAACGGAATCGCTGTATACAGTTTCTTCTCTGCATGTAACAATCCCTTTTGCCTTTCCGCTTTCCGTCAGAACATCCTTAACCGCACATCCCAAGTGGATTTTAACTTTATTTTTTCTTACATATTTTTCAAGCGCATGCACAACGTCGGCAGCTTTGTCGCTTACGGGAAAAACCCTGTTTCCCCGTTCAACTTTCGTTTTTACCCCAAGGGAGTTAAAAAACTCTATGGTTTTAGAACTGTCAAACAAATATAAAGCGCTGTATAAAAAATACGGATTTCCCGGTATATTCTCAATAAAATTTTCAACATCGCTGTCGTTTGTTATATTACAGCGGCCTTTCCCGGTTATGTATATTTTTTTTCCGAGTTTGTCGTTCTTTTCATATAAATGCACATTATGTCCGTT
This genomic window from Anaerotignum faecicola contains:
- a CDS encoding LysM peptidoglycan-binding domain-containing protein yields the protein MRKFVLFIMTFIFVVAAGCLSFGETKEDSIIYYKNIYIFRDDTLWQIAETYKPNIFSTSEYIALIKDFNNMKNDKIIAGENLIIPIYELYE
- the lexA gene encoding transcriptional repressor LexA; amino-acid sequence: MTGLSAKQQEILEYLKKEVRMKGYPPSVREICDAIGFKSTSTVHAHLSSLEKKGFIRKDPSKPRAIEILDSTPLPEYHQETVNVPIVGTVTAGTPILAVENIEDTFPIPLQYVNNSDSFMLKVRGDSMIEAGIFDKDLILVRQQPTADNGDIVVALIEEFATVKRYYKEKGHIRLQPENSAMSPIIVNNCTIVGKVVGLFRKI
- a CDS encoding NAD(+) synthase, whose product is MYDLIRAGAAVPKLKVADCKYNTEQISSLINQADDAGIKILCFPELSVSSYTCGDLFLQTALIRECENSINLIAAKSKHTDMLIAAGAPVVCDNQTFNCAVLINKGKILGIVPKTYVPNYSEFYEKRWFSPAGSLISDQTNYCGQDVPIGSDLIFKCKNIKNLSVGIEICEDLWAPIPPSSFLATNGANVILNLSASNELAAKNDYRRALAAHQSAGTISAYIYSSAGIGESTQDVVFSGHSMICENGVMLEETKRFSKENQLIYADIDLESICNDRKKNTSFMTPAYSQKQYRNIYFDISESRIETLKRPLTQTPFVPADNEKLSERCKDIFNIQVTGLSKRFVHTGSKSFVIGISGGLDSTLALLVSAKSCDFIGIDRQNIIGVTMPGFGTTDRTYNNAINLMKSLGVTIKEISIKEACLQHFKDIGHDPDVHDVTYENTQARERTQILMDIANKENAIVVGTGDLSELALGWATYNGDHMSMYGVNSGIPKTLVRVLVKHVTDSGYLDKNSNRILSDILDTPVSPELLPPTKDGKIRQKTEDIVGPYELHDFFLYYVVRFGFPPKKILFFAETVFSDIYSKEVILKWLKNFYRRFFSQQFKRSCLPDGPKVGTISLSPRGDWRMPSDAVSRIWLDELDSL
- a CDS encoding DUF975 family protein, translating into MLINSELKYKANINLKKSYWVCVAVCLIFSILTGVLDELPTVDNLSLIHNDGTVFETLLTVSSFSAMPNNVISYSQELVMNISDLIRIGVQTSTFLIFIFVFIFVFLLRLFILYPLNVGTKRFFMAQREDKIRFKNIFYVYQIGKTENTVKTMFFVDLYTTLWYFLFIIPGVIKSYEYMMIPYILSENPGIDVNRAFKISKEMMYGNKMFAFTFHLSFIGWFILSVFTGGLLSILYVNPYFASAEAELYAVLRQWALNSGTASRDELPGYDNLYSNDIFETPF
- a CDS encoding bifunctional 4-hydroxy-3-methylbut-2-enyl diphosphate reductase/30S ribosomal protein S1, with the translated sequence MEIIVAKSAGFCFGVSRAVEAVYNAVGNGDIYTYGPIIHNKTVTDELAKKGVKIINSIDEIENGTVILRSHGVGEEVYKEIERAGIKLIDGTCPFVKKIHDIVKEDFENGCKIIIIGDSLHPEVIGINGWCRNSAVIVESAKEAETAELDTRQKYSAVVQTTFRASRFNEIIDVLKRRISHIKVTNTICSATEKRQTEAIELSKNVDKMIVIGDRKSSNTQKLYEICKKNCDKTYNIETFEDLVLNIFNNNDKIGITAGASTPSAIIKEVIGTMSENLNDAVQKIEGEEEMSFQQMLDESFVTLHTGDIVKGTVIHINNEEVSVNLGYKSDGIIPRDEYSSDVNSVPSKELQPGDEIEVFVVRVNDGDGNVLLSRKRLESMKGMEDLQKAFEEKTVVEGKVTEVVKGGIIAVVNGVKVFIPSSQISNRFVEDLSVYKGQTIEFEIIELDRSKRRIIGGRKALIEKENAAKKEALFATIEAGKKVTGTVSRITDFGAFVNLGGIDGLIHISEMSWGRITNPREVLKEGDTVEVVVLEADKEKGKISLSLKDVTPNPWSLAAEKYPVGSIVEGKVVRMVPFGAFVELEVGVDGLVHISQISSKHVVKPEDELKIGEIIKVKVLEVNTEAKKISLSKKEADAPTAEVSEEETAE
- the cmk gene encoding (d)CMP kinase, with product MKKFAIAIDGPAGSGKSTVAKILAKKLGIVYIDTGAMYRTVALSCIRKSIDTKSSGDVVSSLENLNIDIVTENGTQRIFLDGEDVTGKIRTQEVGQGASDVGLILEVRNKLADMQRQMAKETSVIMDGRDIGTNVLKDAEVKIYLNASVDERAKRRCGELEQIGCPLPFDKVKEQIIERDRNDMSRKHNPLMKANDAVEIDSTYMSVEDVACEIIEIVNKKIGR
- the aroH gene encoding chorismate mutase, which produces MAYCIRGAVTCSSNTKEDILNETKRLLLDIISENSLNIEDIISVFFTATKDLDKAYPAAGARELGITEAALMCFQEMYVDGSLEKCIRVGVLAENGRKQKDAVHVYIGGAEKLRPDLKR
- a CDS encoding NAD(P)/FAD-dependent oxidoreductase, which produces MGTVIVIGGGAAGMVAAGKAAENGHNVHLYEKNDKLGKKIYITGKGRCNITNDSDVENFIENIPGNPYFLYSALYLFDSSKTIEFFNSLGVKTKVERGNRVFPVSDKAADVVHALEKYVRKNKVKIHLGCAVKDVLTESGKAKGIVTCREETVYSDSVIIATGGLSYPGTGSTGDGYAFAKKCGHTVTPLYPSLVPLRAEEKWCADLMGLSLKNIKITIKNNKGKQIYEDFGEMLFTHYGVSGPVILSASRHLLGKFGNGAKLYIDLKPALDEKTLDSRVLRDFDKYINKNFANSLDDLLPQKLIPVILSLSGIPGQKKVHDITKEERRKLVSVLKGLELNIMGTSGYNEAVVTSGGVEVDEINPSTMESKFIKGLYFAGEVLDVDAYTGGFNLQIAFSTGYAAGSNVCMEGK